Proteins encoded together in one Labeo rohita strain BAU-BD-2019 chromosome 21, IGBB_LRoh.1.0, whole genome shotgun sequence window:
- the LOC127152329 gene encoding vitelline membrane outer layer protein 1-like, with product MNHFISMMFSLLVITGLQVSVKAEEKRHKRSSSRHYISELTVSNGGGWGSWGYRDMCAEGTYAAGFSLKVENPIDGDDTALNGIRLHCTDLSKGSKAYHRYTSVQSDVGSWGRWKDIRWCPSGYLTAFQLKVERSQGNGDDTAANNIHFQCSGGSILTGDGTDWGDWGSWSQTCQGKGICGIMTRVEEPQGRGDDTALNDVRMYCCT from the exons ATGAATCACTTCATTTCCATGATGTTTTCACTGCTAGTCATTACTGGGCTGCAGGTGAGCGTTAAGGCCGAAGAAAAACGTCATAAGCGAAGCTCCAGCAGACATTACATATCAGAGCTGACTGTGTCGAATGGAGGAGGATGGGGGTCGTGGGGTTACAGAGACATGTGTGCAGAAGGAACGTACGCCGCAGGGTTCAGTCTAAAG GTGGAAAATCCTATTGATGGGGATGATACTGCACTCAACGGGATTCGCCTTCACTGCACTGATTTGTCGAAAGGCTCAAAAGCATATCACAGATACACCTCAGTTCAGTCAGATGTAGGCAG ctgGGGTCGGTGGAAAGATATCAGATGGTGCCCTTCTGGATACTTGACTGCTTTTCAGCTGAAAGTCGAAAGATCTCAAGGAAATGGTGACGATACGGCCGCAAACAACATCCA TTTTCAATGCAGTGGAGGGTCTATCCTGACGGGTGACGGCACAGACTGGGGCGATTGGGGCAGCTGGAgtcagacgtgtcaaggaaaaGGGATCTGTGGTATCATGACACGGGTAGAAGAGCCGCAAGGACGAGGAGACGACACCGCTCTCAATGACGTGCGCATGTACTGCTGCACATGA
- the LOC127152328 gene encoding vitelline membrane outer layer protein 1-like gives MRRFISLLLVIIGLHVSIQTYIMHSDPEISRKNRWWLVMFYPTNWGSWGFKDVCPNGTYAAGFSLKLEELSYGFWDDNTALNGIRLHCVDPSKGLSNSYENYASVQSEVGSWGEWTKIKWCRSGLLTAFQLRVEASQGIEDDTAANNIRFKCSGGSVLEGDGTAWGNWGSWSLTCEGKGICGIRTQIEEPQGMGDDTALNNARMLCCD, from the exons ATGCGTCGCTTCATTTCTTTACTGTTAGTCATTATAGGACTGCATGTGAGTATTCAGACATATATAATGCATTCTGATCCAGAAATCAGCAGAAAAAACAGATGGTGGCTGGTTATGTTCTATCCAACAAACTGGGGGTCGTGGGGGTTTAAAGACGTCTGTCCGAATGGAACATACGCCGCAGGATTCAGTCTAAAG CTGGAAGAACTTTCCTATGGTTTTTGGGATGATAACACTGCACTCAACGGGATTCGCCTTCACTGCGTCGATCCGTCCAAAGGCTTATCAAACTCATATGAGAACTACGCCTCAGTTCAGTCAGAAGTAGGAAG CTGGGGTGAGTGGACAAAAATCAAATGGTGTCGTTCTGGATTGCTGACTGCTTTTCAGCTGAGAGTCGAAGCTTCCCAAGGAATTGAAGACGACACGGCCGCAAACAACATCAG ATTCAAATGCAGTGGAGGGTCCGTGCTGGAGGGTGATGGCACAGCCTGGGGTAACTGGGGCAGCTGGAGCTTAACATGTGAAGGAAAAGGAATTTGTGGCATCAGGACACAGATAGAAGAGCCACAGGGAATGGGAGATGACACCGCTCTCAATAACGCGCGCATGTTATGCTGTGATTAA